Genomic window (Syntrophorhabdaceae bacterium):
TACTGCTTTCCGCCGGCCTGCCCCTTGACAGGAGCCTTAATATCCTCTCCGAATTGTCCGAAAGCAAGGCCATGAAGGAGATCGTCGACTCCGTGCTCAAATCCATACGCGAGGGCGGGTCGTTCTCCGAGGCGCTCCAGAAACACCCAAAAACCTTTCCTCGTCTGTACGTAAATATGATACGTGCAGGTGAAACGGGAGGGGTGCTTGATGTTGTCCTCGACAAGCTCAACGAATTCCTCGAGTCGACCAAGGAATTGAAGGACCATGTAGTCTCAGCCATGATCTACCCTGCTATACTCTTTTTCGTCGGTGGCATCTCCATCATCATTCTCCTGATCTTCGTGGTGCCCAGGTTCTCCGTTATCTTTTCCGAGTTCGGGAGCGCCCTGCCGGTTACCACCCGTGTCCTGCTCGGCGTGAGCAACTTCATGAAGATATACTGGTGGGCCGGTCTATCGGTCGTTATCGCGCTTTGGATCATCGCACAGTCCTATATACGATCAACGACGGGAAGGTTACAATGGGATACGTTAAAACTCAAGCTTGTGGGCGATGTGGTGCGAAAGCTCGAAACTGCCCGGTTCTGCAGGACCCTTGGTACCCTCCTCAAGAGCGGTGTTTCCTTTCTGCAGGCGTTAAACAACGCCAAAGATGTAATCAGCAACCAGGTCATAGCCGTGGGCCTTGATGGCGTTGCCAAAGGCGCTAAAGAAGGAAAGGGCATAGCCGCTCCATTAAGCGAAGCCAATGTTTTCCCCCCACTTGCCCTGTCTATGATAAAGGTGGGCGAAGAGACCGGACAGCTCGATACTATGCTTCTTAAAGTTGCCACCGCCTATGAGAAAAGCTTGAGAGAAGCCGTCAAAAGGTTTGTGAGTTTCTTAGAACCGATTATGATTCTCATTATGGGTCTTGTTATCGGTTTCATCATTATCTCCATACTCCTCTCGGTATTCAGTATCATGGACCTGCCGTTTTGAAACCTGAACAGGAATCTAGTCCCATGTCTCGCCGGATGAGAAGCTTAATAATTTTCCGGTCTTCTTTGCAGAAATCTCTTGGGTGCACGAGGGCATTTACCCTCCTTGAAATCATTATAGTCCTTGTTCTTGTGGCCGTCATTTTTGGGCTGGCTGCGCTCTCATTTACCAACGCGCTTCCTTCCGCCCGGCTCAGTGCGGCGGCGCGGGAACTCTCCGCAAGCATCAGGCAGACCAAATCGCTCGCGCAGAACCGGGGTGAACAGCAGATTTTCACCATCAATCTGGATACCCGACAGTATGGCATAGAGGGCGTAACCGCGAGGACCATACCGCCCGAGATTTCCATAATGGTGGACGATCCGATATCAGGAGAAATCCATAGCGGCCGGTATTCGATCTTATTTCAGGCGGGCGCCGGCGTGGAGGGCGGGACCGTGGTGCTCGGTTATAAGAAGAGGACCTTTCTCATTCAAATTGACCCGGTTGTGGGTGCGGTGATTGTGCGTAGATGACGAAGGTGATCCCTATGAGAGGCGCGAGAAGAAGCGCACGTACCGTTTCTGACCAGGGTTTCCGCAGGTCCGAGCTCGGCTTCACACTGCTCGAAGTCCTGGTGGCGCTCTCCATCCTTGGCATTGCGGTGACTATTGTCTTTCAGCTCTTCTCATCGAATCTGAGAAACCTCACGGCTTCCGAAGACTACGTCAAGGCATGCGTGAAGGCCGATGCGTTGATGCGCGAAGTGCTCGAAAACGAAAAGCTGGATGTAAGTTCATGGACTCAGGCCACACCCGATGGGTACCGCCTTGATGTGAGCGTGGCCGACACCCTTTCGGACAGGACAAAGGAGCTTCCGGTCAAACTTCTCGAAGTCGTGCTCACCCTTCACTGGCAGAAAGATGCAAAAGAGAGGTCGTTGACTTTGCGCACCATGAAGATGGTGCAGAGAAGGATTTAGGGCCAGGATAAGCGAATGCAAAAAAGCGTGAACAGGATGGTCAGTGTTGCCCGCTCGGTAAGAGGCTTTACCCTGCTTGAGCTCATCATCTCCATTGTCCTCATCGCTCTTATCGTGGTTATTACCTCCGGGGGCATGCGGATGAGCTATCGATCCGTGGATAAAGGCGAACGAAAGATCGAATCCCTCGAAAGATACAGGACTTCCCTTGCCTTAATCGAGGCGCAGATAGAGTCCGCGGCGCCGCTCTCCTTCGAAGAGGAGGCTCAGAAGCGCTACTATTTTGAGGGCACGGCGAACACCATGAGGCTCACCACCAACTATTCGATCTGGGGCGGACAAAAAGGATATGTGATTGTAGATTATACCATCAAATCCGATAACAACGGGATGAAGAGCCTGTACGCGTCGGAGGGTACGATCGGGGCGAAGAACTCGAGGGAGACGTTACTTCTTTTTGGTCTTAATCAAATCGCCTTTGAATACTATTTTAAGGACCCCACGGAGGATGAAGGAGTGTGGATCGAGGAGTGGAATGATACCACCTCACTTCCCCTGAAA
Coding sequences:
- a CDS encoding type II secretion system F family protein, with the protein product LLSAGLPLDRSLNILSELSESKAMKEIVDSVLKSIREGGSFSEALQKHPKTFPRLYVNMIRAGETGGVLDVVLDKLNEFLESTKELKDHVVSAMIYPAILFFVGGISIIILLIFVVPRFSVIFSEFGSALPVTTRVLLGVSNFMKIYWWAGLSVVIALWIIAQSYIRSTTGRLQWDTLKLKLVGDVVRKLETARFCRTLGTLLKSGVSFLQALNNAKDVISNQVIAVGLDGVAKGAKEGKGIAAPLSEANVFPPLALSMIKVGEETGQLDTMLLKVATAYEKSLREAVKRFVSFLEPIMILIMGLVIGFIIISILLSVFSIMDLPF
- a CDS encoding prepilin-type N-terminal cleavage/methylation domain-containing protein, with protein sequence MQKSLGCTRAFTLLEIIIVLVLVAVIFGLAALSFTNALPSARLSAAARELSASIRQTKSLAQNRGEQQIFTINLDTRQYGIEGVTARTIPPEISIMVDDPISGEIHSGRYSILFQAGAGVEGGTVVLGYKKRTFLIQIDPVVGAVIVRR
- a CDS encoding prepilin-type N-terminal cleavage/methylation domain-containing protein; translated protein: MRGARRSARTVSDQGFRRSELGFTLLEVLVALSILGIAVTIVFQLFSSNLRNLTASEDYVKACVKADALMREVLENEKLDVSSWTQATPDGYRLDVSVADTLSDRTKELPVKLLEVVLTLHWQKDAKERSLTLRTMKMVQRRI
- a CDS encoding prepilin-type N-terminal cleavage/methylation domain-containing protein; its protein translation is MQKSVNRMVSVARSVRGFTLLELIISIVLIALIVVITSGGMRMSYRSVDKGERKIESLERYRTSLALIEAQIESAAPLSFEEEAQKRYYFEGTANTMRLTTNYSIWGGQKGYVIVDYTIKSDNNGMKSLYASEGTIGAKNSRETLLLFGLNQIAFEYYFKDPTEDEGVWIEEWNDTTSLPLKVRLRLAEGSSETALIIPMKARGTLTR